The Colletotrichum destructivum chromosome 8, complete sequence genome includes the window CATAACTTCTGGGCTGCGACACATCTTTGACCGATTACTTTGCGAACATGTTTCGCTTCTCAGAGACGAATTCCAGTTTCCGTGCCAAAAAGAGCCATGCCGCGACAATCCTCACTGGTGGCTGAAAAACTATCGGCTGCTCCAAGGCCAGGATATGTATAGAGCGCGTCCCGAAGGTCACACTCACAGCTGCTCTATCGTAGAAGGATTACTCAACAATGCCATCTACGCACGACATCAGGATTCATACTTTTTGTGAGCAAACATCTCGTATTTCTTACGTCTTGGGACAGATGTCAAGTGATCGACATATGGGTCTAATCGAAACCTAGGTCAAAGATTGTCGACAAAGTCGAGAATCAAAAGCTCTTCAATGCTCCTAGATGTCTCCTCAATGCCGTACGAATTCTAAACTTGAACGCGGCGAGCATCCTGCTGAGCAAGAATCCAGACCTTCTGATGAGCAAATTAATGGCGCCATACGACTCTACGTTATCGGGTTTCCTCTCGTTAACAAATTGGGAAGGCTTTGAACGGCTAGAACTAGAACGTCTCGAGGAACCAGTTCTTAACCTGATCTTGAGATCCGGCTCATATGAGCAATGTCGGTTTGTGTTGAAGCACCTGTGTTCCCGGAGGTCAGCCGGATTAGGATACCCGGTGAGCTCACGGTGGAGATGGCTTCAGTCAAAGTGGCATTTCCAGCGACAGAAAGACAAGAGCATACTCGATACTGCGGAAGAAAGCGTACCTGAATGGCAGAGGTGTCCCTTACAAGCAGAGGAGTACGAGTCATTGGTCGTGGGCAATATCCTGCAGAATAGCTTGGAGAGAAAGGCTTTGTGGAACGTCATCGAAGTGCAAGTTGCGAACGGTCACTCTGTTTCCGGAGTTTACCTAAGGTTGGCGATCAAAAGTTCCAACACAGAGGCGCTCCTCGAACTGCTCAACAGAGGCTGGCGAGTCAACGGGACATGGAAAGATTGCCTTGACACGCCTCTGCAAGGAGCCTTGGAGCACTCCAAATGGTGGGCCAACAAACGAAAGTCGTCATTGCGTCCTAAAGTAACGAGCATGTTGGAACAAGAGGCTCTGATGAAGCTGCACAACGTGGACGGGCAACCAAAGCTTCACGACCCTAATCTCCAAACTCACAGGGAAATCTATAGCGAGTACAGCAAGATTCGCGAATCTTTGCTGTACGCACTGTACGAGCGCAAGCTGGACGAAGCCGCCATAATCCTTCGCGCTCGTGGGGGCCGCGTCTCGCCATTCTCaatcatcaccaccactgGACCTACAGCCAGCAAGACAGCCCGCGCCTGGGTAGCAGTGCTGCATGCTCTGCTATATGCAGTAATACTGCCTGTAGCTGTTGTCTACGGCACGCAGAACGTGTTGCACCCTATGTCTACAGGACAGAAGTGGGGGTTCGTGTACCTCTGGGCTCTCTTGTCGTATGCTTTCCCCCATTTTAAGCTTGTATCCAAGGGTGCGAGAGAGTTTTCGGGGTCAAAAGGTCAAGCGATGTGGTACTTTGCGTGTTTTACCTGCTTTCTGTTTCACCACATCGGCCTTCCTGTTCTTGTCATGAGATACCACTGGAGTCCGCTTCAATTCTGTAAGTATTATGTAGAAGCCGGGGAACTGAGGTCGAGTTGCAGCAACTACACATTTCTGTTGCCACTCGTTTTCATAGGGGTTGAACTTGTGTTGTTGGTCCTTTTCTTTACAGGATTCATTGTTTGGGGCCCCTGAAAAAACACTTCCAGTTTTGCTTCTTCACGTCTCCAGCACAGCTACAATACAAGAGACACCTAGGGAAGTATCCCAACGTACCTTAGTAAACGAAGTCTATTTTACAAGTTGAATCTAAGATCTATAGAGACAAACAGACCGTGCATAGACTGTTTACATACGCTAGATAGCTATATGCTCTTTAATGTGGATGCTATCAAGGGAACGTTACTGATCTAGCCACATGAACAACATGATGATTTCATCGTTGTTTTGATTTCTTGCCGTTACTTGCCTTCATTTACCCTCGTAAATGATCTAGTCGATCCTAGGTTATGCGACTTAGTGGTCCCACTATGCTTTTTAGCCTGGCATCTCAGCCTCTCTCAGTTCCACTGATTCTTGAAACATGTATCTTCAGCCAGCTGTTCTCGTACACTCACACTTCTGTGTTACGTCAGGATCATCATAACCGCTTACTCAAAAGTCCTGGAAAGTCGGAGAAACAGCTTGCCAGTCGGCTGCCCGCATGACCCTCTCAACAAACTCTCTCAAGGCGGGGAGACGGCATGAACGTCGACGTCTCTCCCCGCAACCCACATACGATTGCGACgtgggccgccgtcggcttTACACCATTGGATCATGGTTGCAGGTTGCTCCGGAGAGGGAACCGTtgccccggcggccgggcCCCGAGGGGTTCCGCCGGATCGGCACACGATGGAGACCAGCCGACGTTGTGATGTTCGCTGTTCCCTACCGCGGACGGacagggggaggggtttgcTGCGGGGATGAGAGTTTGATTGGCGCGGCAAAGATCAACATGTCGTGTCCACGCccgggtcggcgaggacATGTGTTTTTGCTTCGGAACATTGTGACCTACTTGTACAAGATGGGCAATCTGGATGAGACGAGCGCGAGATAAGAAGCAATCTCGGGAGGCGAGCCCGGTCGGGAAGACGGGCGGAGGGAGTGGACGAACATGTGATCGGCGAGAGATCTGGctgtgttgttgatgttgatcCGGGGGAACGAGACTTTGCTTGCGTGGCGCAACAAGAATGTGTGGTTTGTTCACTGGTATGCTAAAAATAGACACAAACTCGACTGACTCTCAATCGTCCGAGAAGCCGCCCCGGAGCCTACCGACAACTCACCGAGACAAGAGGATAGACGACGGCGGTACGATAACCGTAGGTCGGCCGGTAGTGGCTTCTCAAGACATACATACACACCGTCGTAGGAGCAATAACTCTGATATGGTAATCCGTAGTAGTAGCTAGTGTGGGCTAACCCGGCCGACGCCATAATGGCACAGCAGTCGTAGCCGGCACCATCAGGGAACGGACAGACCGCTAGGCTTCCCCCTGAAAATGTTGTATTGACTCAGGGGTGGCGGTCGACCGGGCGAGTTGCGCGCTTAACGCCGTTGGTTGGCAGGCAGAAAACCAAAAATCAAAGTGAGCGAATTattcggcggcggtgctAGCGAGAAAGTGGACAAaaagaaaataaaaataaaaagttCAATATCCTTGGCGTGTGGTTCGTCTGTAAAAGACTTGGTACTCCGCCTTGGCGGTGTGCTGACAGGCTTTCGGAGGTCGGATTCGGGGCCCACGGCCGGcgaggggggggatggatggatgttgCTGGGGGGGGTCCAGGCAGATATGACGAGGGTGTGTTTGACACGTTTAGCGCACACACGTCTTGTTGAGAGAGTCTTGAcgaggggggcggggagcAAGCCGAGGGAACATCATCTCAGGGAGCCGAGGGAATGTCGCTTTCTGCCCTGCCACGCATTTTGCTTTTCCCTTTGGTCATTATTCGTCACGGTCATCATTGCGGTGCTTTGAGCTGGGCTGCGGACGGGGCCGGGCGCccgggggggaagaagggggttACACCGATGGAGGAGAACTCCACCGGGCGCCCACCTCGCGGCAAAGCCGGGAAGGCAAAGGGCAAAGGGCaaagggaggagagggactCGAGGATAGGATGGAGGGAGCGTGAACTGAATGCGGAAGAGGCGAGGAGAAGTTGGAATCCAACcatgaagagagagagagcgcgcGCCGTTGGCACTTTGGTGGATTAACAGATACTTACCGCAAAGAGAGATACGGATACGGTGCAACCATCACACCACAGCAGCACCGCCGCAGCTGGTGCCCGCCAAGCCCCGTCGCCATGTCTGTCTTCTTATCAGTCTGCATGCTCAGCGTCAGCAAGTTGACAGCCTCTGCAGAACGCAACAGGACCAATTCACTGTGCCACAAGCCGCACGGCGGGGGGAAGAAATGAAAAGAAAGACAATGACGAGAAGAGAGATGGGTATCCGTGTGCTGGCTTGACTGGACAAGAAACTGTGATCCAACACCCGGATCGGCGTTCGTGTGTCCGCGCGCCTTCAGAAACAGCCGAACATGCCAAGGGGGCGCATCCACGCCCCAGACATGGCACGACGGGGCTTGCGCCTATGACGAACGAGAGACATTGGCTCTAGTGACGATTCCTGTCTTGGGTCCCAGCCTCCCGCGGCGCCACAGAAGGGACAGGCTTAGGTACACGTTTGACGCCAAGGGCTGCCCATTATCCGATGGGAGAAGAAAGgggagatagagagagagagagatagagagagggatagagagagaatgaAGCTTGCAACTTAGCTTATTGGACAACCGGGGCTCGCTCACCAACCAGTTCCAGGGAGATTTTTCCCGGGAGAAAACAGGAGTGCGCCCCTGACTGAAACTGGTGTGAGTTGCTTATGTGAAGAATCGAGATGCCAAATTCCAGTCCGGATCAGGCTACACTCACTACACCCCATCTTCACAAAGGAGGAGCGGCAAGGTTTATGAATAATTTTTTTTTCAATGTATTCGATATAGCGAGATGAAGAATATGAATGATGCTGTGTGAAACCCCGTTTTCCTTCTGGCCCGTTATCCAGCAGGGATTGAAATCTGTGTGTGGTTTCttgcgccgcctccctccgCATCCCCCGCCCGTAGTACGTTGTGCGTAATTCTATACTGATCTATGTGCAGTAGTTACAGGCATTACATTATCGTAACAGTCATCTTTTTGTACGTCTGTGATGTGTGTTTGTAgttatgtgtgtgtgtgagagtgtgtttgtgtgtatgAGTGTCTGCGGGTGTCGGCTGTGCGTGTATTTCAAAATCGCTACTGCGAGGGGAGGGCCCCCTGAGCCTGTGTCTGCGCCCTGATATGCCAGAGTGTTGGAGAAACAGAGCGGATAACAAAATCCCCCCAAGTCTCCATTCCACAATTCGAGATGGAAAAAAAACAATAGTAATGGAGCAAAACAATCTTTAGTAGATGAATGAGAGCACAAAGACGAGGATGGTGTAGCCCGTGGTGACGGTCAGCTCGGTCTCGAACCAggcggcctggccgccaAAGGCGATCTTCTTGCTCTGCTTGGACGGGTGGGCGACAAAGGTCTTGGGGTCGCGGTCGAGCAGCTGCTCGCGCTCGGGCATGTTGGGCGGGTCGATGGCGTAGGCGATGGGGGTCCAGAGCGAGCTgcagatgaagatgaaggtCAGGGGCGGCCAGAAGGCGTGGGTGATGAGGCACATGAGGGTGTCGCGCAGGTCGTCGTTGACGTAGAAGCAGCGGTACGACGTCagcacgacgccgacgagggtcAGGTAGACGAAGGCGAGGTGGAAGATGGCCATGTAGTTGATAAGCACGCCCCAGAGGCGGCGGAACATGCCCTTGCGCGTCTTGGGGTCGCGCTCGTTGAGGGCGGAGCCGAGCGAGCCGGTGGGCTTGAAGGCCTGCGTctggccgccgagccagGTCGGCAGGATGAAGGACCGGATGATGCAGAGGGCGATGTAGGGCGACATCCAGAGCTGGTAGCGCGACCCGCGCTGGCCCGTGTGGTAGCCCGCCGggatgaagagggcgaaCTCGCAGAGGCggttggtgatggtggcggcgaagCACGCGCGGATCAGCCAGCGGAGCTGCTCGTAGTTGGCGTAGGCCACCAGCGGCTTGCccatgacgaggatgatggggatggCGAACATGGACAGCGTCAGGAGGATCGTGTACAGCGACAGCGTCGCGTACAggaagcccgagaagcgcTGGGCCGTCGTCATCTGCTTCACCTTCTCGCCGTAGAGGCAAAAGTTGAGCTTGAACGAGGTgtcgacggtgccgatggcCCAGCGGGTGCGCTGCTTGAGGTGGCCGCCGTAGTCCTCGGGGACGGTGCCGAACTGCAGGGGCTCGTGGATGTACGCCGTCTTCCAGCCCTTGCCGAGCATCAGGGTCGACGTGgccacgtcctcggcgagggagcCGAGCGGGAAGTTGCcgatctcgtcgagggcctcgcggCGGACGCAGTAGCCGGAACCGGTGCACcaggcgacgccgagcgcgTCCTTGATGGGCTCGATGACGtggacgaagaagtcgagcgACTGCGCCAGGGGgtcggacggcggcgtgttGTAGAACAGCTGCGGGGGGCACGCGAGGGCCACCTTGGGGTCGATGAGCATGTGAGGCAGGATGGCACGGAGCCAGTCGCGCTCAGGGATCTGCGGGGTGAGAGAGTTAGATTGATGTTGATTTACATGAGGCGGGAAAGTAAATGGTGTTTGTTACAGAAGAGGCTGAAAAGGAGGCGGAAGTTTATTCATGTCCTTTGAAGttgaaaggggggggaggagtgAGAGGATGGTGATATGTGTGAAAGCATGACGGAGAGGGGGTTGACAACATACCATATCAGCGTCGAGAGCAGCCATAAACTGGCCAGCACCGCCGGGCATTGTGTGGACGTAGTCGAGGGCGTAGTTGAGGTTACCGGCCTTGAAGTGGTGAGGCACGCCGGGGTACTTGGGCCGGGCCAGGTAGAAGACGTTCGGGTAGGTCatggccagggcggcgatgccggcctcgagcccggaggacttgccgtcgtcgcagaTGATGACGCGGAAGCGGTCCCGCGGGTAGTCGACGTCGCAGGCGGCGCGGGCCGTGTCGAGCACcaggtcgtcctcctcgccgcaGCACGTCAGCAGCACGTCGACAGTGGGCACCTCGTCGCCCATGAGCCTCAACTTAGGGCGCTGGCGCTTCTTCATGGACCACATGGTCCAGATGTTGTGCATGATGGACGGGAtagcgacggcgacctcgacggcgatgaagacCCAGGCCTGCGCGTAGATCTCCTTGGCCAGGTTCTGCGCCGAGATGACGCAGTAGAtgcggaggccgaggtagACGAGGTACATGCCCGTCGCGAGGATCGTCAGCAGAGGCACCAGCCGGAAGACGTGTCGCTTCCAGCCCTTCCAGATGTCCGAGTCGTCACGCTTGTGAAGCCGCGCGATCTGGTCGCTGCCCTCGACCCATTCCTTGGCGAGCACGGGAGAAGCCTggccggggaggaggttcTGCAAGCTCTGATGGCTCTGGTTCTGTTTTTCATTGTCAGTGGGCTTATTCGTAACGAAAGTTTTGTCATTTTGAGCGAGGTAaccggaggagggggggaggaaaagacTGGACGAGTTTTTTTGTTGTGTTTTCCAAGAAACACACGTCGTTGCGTACGTACCATTGGGCTGTTGGGCGTGGAATCCGTCGACCACGGATGCCTCGGCGGAGGCAGATGGTCGCCGTCGAACGGCGTCTGCATGCCGCTCTTGAgtgtcggcgtcgcggcTCTCGAGTCGACGGGCGTGTCCATGCCCGAGATAGACGGGCCGATCGAAGGTGCGCCAGCCATGCCAATCGAGTGACGATTCGCCCAGCCGGGAGGGCCGTAGTCGTCCCCGGCGGAAACGGCGTGCGGCTGCTGgtactgctgctgttgctgctgctgatgaaactggtcctgctgctgctggtacGGCGAGTTCGCGTTGTTCGTCAGGGCGCGTCCGTAGGCCTCCTGGCCGGCGTAGCTGGGATCGGTCTCGTACGGGTTGTGGCCGTTGTGAGTGTTGTCGTAGGGGTTCTGCGAGTACTCCTGGTATTGTTCTTGGTACTGGttctgctgctggccgtTCTGGTACGGCGGCTGATATTGGTGCTGGTGAGGGTGGTGATGGCCTTGAAGAACGTCGATTTCCACCATTTCCCCCTCAGGTTGACCCTGgccctgctggccgccgTGTCCCCTCATCATGGCTGCCGTGTTGCCCAACCGACGGTTGGAATGAACGAGTGAATAGCGTGTCTAGGGTGGACtcagtgtgtgtgtttgtgtgtgtgtgtgcgtgtctGCCGAGGACGCTCGAATGTGCGCAAGAGGCTGGTCACGGGTAAAACAGAAACGATGGTGGTGCCCGCGCGTCTCGGTCtcccttctctcttttccttcttgttctctctctctctcccgccAAGTTCAGTTCAAAGACTGAAGGGTTGTTGTAAAAACGAATGTGGGTTGGGTGTGGTGGGTGATGTAAAGGGAAGAAAGTATTATGTGTGTAAAGTtaaggaagaaaaaaagggg containing:
- a CDS encoding Putative glycosyltransferase 2, nucleotide-diphospho-sugar transferase, yielding MMRGHGGQQGQGQPEGEMVEIDVLQGHHHPHQHQYQPPYQNGQQQNQYQEQYQEYSQNPYDNTHNGHNPYETDPSYAGQEAYGRALTNNANSPYQQQQDQFHQQQQQQQYQQPHAVSAGDDYGPPGWANRHSIGMAGAPSIGPSISGMDTPVDSRAATPTLKSGMQTPFDGDHLPPPRHPWSTDSTPNSPMNQSHQSLQNLLPGQASPVLAKEWVEGSDQIARLHKRDDSDIWKGWKRHVFRLVPLLTILATGMYLVYLGLRIYCVISAQNLAKEIYAQAWVFIAVEVAVAIPSIMHNIWTMWSMKKRQRPKLRLMGDEVPTVDVLLTCCGEEDDLVLDTARAACDVDYPRDRFRVIICDDGKSSGLEAGIAALAMTYPNVFYLARPKYPGVPHHFKAGNLNYALDYVHTMPGGAGQFMAALDADMIPERDWLRAILPHMLIDPKVALACPPQLFYNTPPSDPLAQSLDFFVHVIEPIKDALGVAWCTGSGYCVRREALDEIGNFPLGSLAEDVATSTLMLGKGWKTAYIHEPLQFGTVPEDYGGHLKQRTRWAIGTVDTSFKLNFCLYGEKVKQMTTAQRFSGFLYATLSLYTILLTLSMFAIPIILVMGKPLVAYANYEQLRWLIRACFAATITNRLCEFALFIPAGYHTGQRGSRYQLWMSPYIALCIIRSFILPTWLGGQTQAFKPTGSLGSALNERDPKTRKGMFRRLWGVLINYMAIFHLAFVYLTLVGVVLTSYRCFYVNDDLRDTLMCLITHAFWPPLTFIFICSSLWTPIAYAIDPPNMPEREQLLDRDPKTFVAHPSKQSKKIAFGGQAAWFETELTVTTGYTILVFVLSFIY